One Tolypothrix bouteillei VB521301 DNA window includes the following coding sequences:
- a CDS encoding glycosyltransferase family 2 protein gives MIPTYCRPQLVKRAVMSALAQTLKDIEVIVVIDGPQPETRTALSEIDDSRLRLIELPTNQGSRVARNTGISAASAKWLAFLDDDDEWMPKKLEMQLETARLSQFKLPIISCYLKAQTPQGDSIWPRRVPKISEPLSEYLFVRKTLFQGEGIIQSSTIFTAKELLEKVPFSIAIQRHDDWDWILRAVSVEGVGVEFVPEVLSIWYVGDARPTLSSSKNWQFSLDWIREKRSLVTSRAYSSFILAEVSARAARTGDWKAFFFLLWEAIRFGKPQLMDIFLCLGMWLIPTEKRTWLRLLLTKKPKSVSHEQTPPKESGYESVGV, from the coding sequence GTGATCCCGACGTATTGCAGACCTCAATTAGTTAAACGAGCGGTCATGAGTGCTCTAGCACAAACACTCAAAGACATCGAAGTCATCGTTGTGATTGATGGTCCACAACCAGAAACTCGGACTGCGTTATCAGAAATTGATGACTCTAGACTGAGACTGATAGAATTGCCTACAAATCAAGGTTCTCGTGTTGCGCGAAATACTGGAATTTCGGCAGCTTCTGCCAAATGGTTAGCTTTTTTAGATGACGATGATGAATGGATGCCTAAAAAATTAGAAATGCAACTTGAAACTGCTAGACTTTCCCAGTTTAAGCTTCCCATTATATCCTGTTATTTAAAAGCTCAAACACCACAAGGAGATTCTATTTGGCCGAGAAGAGTTCCTAAAATATCAGAGCCATTAAGTGAATATTTGTTTGTTCGCAAGACTTTATTTCAAGGTGAAGGTATTATTCAGTCTTCAACTATCTTTACCGCAAAAGAGTTATTGGAAAAAGTTCCTTTTTCGATCGCAATACAAAGACATGATGACTGGGATTGGATATTACGAGCTGTAAGTGTTGAGGGCGTAGGAGTTGAGTTTGTGCCAGAAGTTCTTTCTATATGGTATGTAGGAGATGCGCGTCCTACTTTAAGTAGTAGCAAGAATTGGCAATTTTCATTGGACTGGATTAGGGAAAAACGTTCCTTAGTTACTTCTCGAGCTTATTCCTCTTTTATTTTAGCAGAAGTGAGTGCGCGAGCTGCTCGTACTGGTGATTGGAAAGCATTTTTCTTCCTTTTATGGGAAGCCATTCGTTTTGGTAAACCTCAACTAATGGACATTTTTTTATGTTTGGGTATGTGGCTGATTCCTACAGAGAAACGGACTTGGTTGCGTCTTCTCTTAACAAAGAAACCCAAATCTGTATCGCACGAGCAAACTCCTCCAAAGGAGTCAGGATATGAGAGCGTAGGAGTGTAA
- a CDS encoding WecB/TagA/CpsF family glycosyltransferase, translating to MIINPKIQELPNLNIYLLERRITCITIPSLVDAIHTACVSNKKITVANYNVHSFNLSMQLPWYYNFLQSSEIVNCDSVGILKAIGYMGLNLPLEYRASYTLMMPKLLEKCNEKGLSVFLLGTKPEYLETALQNLRNQYPNAKFAGHHGYFDKQDPQQNHTVVQKINREKPNILIVGMGMPVQEKWVYEHRLRLDVNAILLGGAVIDRLAGVIPDCPSTLADLGLEWLYRLCREPKRLAARYLLGNPAFALQVALGKFYTPLRVELLSSIDTFNPELAVPVSNSYLNFNNRNQEQEIPVAVAPALYSSSPSI from the coding sequence ATGATAATAAATCCTAAAATTCAAGAATTACCAAATCTCAATATTTATTTATTAGAGCGTCGCATTACTTGTATAACTATCCCCTCCCTGGTGGATGCCATACATACGGCATGTGTTTCTAACAAAAAAATAACTGTTGCGAATTACAACGTACACAGTTTTAATCTTTCGATGCAACTTCCTTGGTATTATAACTTTCTCCAAAGTTCGGAAATAGTCAATTGTGACAGCGTGGGCATTTTAAAGGCAATTGGTTACATGGGGTTAAACTTGCCTTTGGAGTACCGAGCTTCTTATACACTGATGATGCCCAAATTATTGGAGAAATGTAACGAGAAAGGATTGAGTGTATTTCTCCTTGGAACCAAACCTGAATATTTAGAAACTGCATTGCAAAATCTGAGAAATCAGTATCCTAATGCTAAGTTTGCCGGACATCACGGTTATTTCGACAAGCAAGATCCCCAGCAAAACCACACAGTTGTTCAAAAAATCAATCGTGAAAAGCCCAACATATTAATAGTGGGTATGGGAATGCCAGTTCAAGAAAAATGGGTTTACGAGCATCGCCTCCGCTTAGATGTTAATGCTATTTTGCTTGGTGGAGCAGTGATTGACAGACTTGCAGGCGTTATACCTGATTGCCCATCAACCCTTGCCGATTTAGGCTTAGAGTGGTTGTATCGTTTGTGTCGCGAACCAAAACGTTTAGCTGCTCGTTATTTGCTTGGGAATCCAGCTTTTGCACTGCAAGTTGCTTTGGGCAAGTTTTATACTCCACTACGAGTAGAACTTTTATCATCAATTGACACTTTCAATCCAGAACTTGCTGTTCCTGTCAGTAACTCTTACTTAAATTTCAACAATCGCAATCAAGAGCAGGAGATCCCTGTTGCAGTTGCGCCTGCACTGTATTCTAGTAGCCCATCTATTTAA